GTCAAGCCACTTACAATGCATTTTCTCGTAAACTTACCAAATATTTAGACATATGCACATctcatggttatggtttgggtgttttgGCTTTCACTTCCTTAGGTGAGCTTGGTGAGGATTTTGTAGTGCTTTTAAAGAGGCTTAGGAGTTGTCTGGATAACCTTGATGCTAGCAGTGGTCATGGTAGTTTTCTTTCTCATAGATTAAGTCTGGTTATTCATAAAGGTATTGGCACCCAGCTTGTGGCTAGGCTACCAACTGCTCCTTTGTAATTTTTCTcccttttgttttcttaataatatGCCTTGGTGGCtctttatatataaaatattCATTGAAATTCTTATGCGAAATTTTCATATTTACTATTTTCAGAAGTATAAATAAGTATTCCATGTATAAAAATAAACCATACATTGAAAAATCAAATATAAAGAGGAAATAACTGATACATTGCATGATAAGTTCCTTGCGGAATATatggagaaaaaaaaaggaaacgacAGTTAGAAACGCGAATACCTATGTACAAATTATGCATCTTTGTTACTGAGAATTACACGGAAGCGGcataattttattttagagaATTTCTAAACAAGGTTGATAATACGTACATGCTGCATCATGAACTACGATTAAAACTGGATTGCCAATTATTCTCTTGAACAAGCTAGCCAGTAGACAAGACATTATTGAGAGCAAAAGGTTAATTATAACACAATTACGAAACACATGAAACTGACGTACAAATGATAATTGGTGTTGCTATTGGGGATAAAGTACTAATAATAATGAATGTATGGAAATAAGGGATACAATACCACTTACCATATGTCAATTTCCAATAAAAAAATTCTTTGCAATGCACATGGATGGTGTTGGGCACAATGCTTACGCAATAACGAATTCTACTTTGGATCAGAAGATTTTGATAGGAATAAAAGTCCAATGTATATTGGCATTTCAAATGCGTCTTATGGACCTTAACAATATAAAATTACTGTCATCAAGAAAAACGATTTTCCATATGGATATACCAAAACATTCTTGAAAATTTCAGATCTATTGACTGGATATTCTTCATACACTGACTTATATATATAGAAGAGAGGTGGGATCATGCAGAAGCCATCATCATGCTAACATTTATGGTATTTGATTGTCCAATTAAATTGGATTTTAAAGCCACAGGTGAACAACGGATAAATATGTGGATTTGGTGCAAGGTGTTAGATGTCCAATCATGTCTCATCTATCACCGGCGGGTTTAACATGCACGGGAGAGTGGGTGGATGGTTGGATCGGGTGGCCCCACATGGAATGTTAGGATATGCCATTTTGATAATTTATATATTTAACCAAACATCTTTACGGGATCCAATATTATGGACCATAATTCGTGGCAACATATCTAAAATGCTAGATTAAGGTAGAGAACATAAAGTGGTATAACCTTAACGAAATGCATCACCGAGTTGCAAATAAGATTTCGAAATAGGGTAACCTTTCAAACTGTTGTTGAGGCTGTGTGTAGACCATAGGCAGGAGACAACCTGGAGGACTAAAACATCTTAGTAGCCAAATGAAAAGAAAGTAAAAACGGTTTCCATAGTAGCGGCCACCAAAATGTGAGCCCCCTAAACCAAcccaaatattatttttttcattcaCACCAACTCAAATATTAACTTATTGGTCTTTTATGTATTCCATAAGCAGGAAGCtgacccgtgcatcgcacggtAGATAAACTAGTTTCCATAATAAGtgtctcattttttttattttttttgaaagttaacaattcATAAAAAGCAAactaacttagggagttagtaacccttacaaTAGGACGAGTAGATCCATCTAGTGCTTGGCCTTTGTCAAGGATCCTggcattagatttatctacttctagaTCATTGAGAATACAAGAAGGAGGATTGTTGCTCCATTCAAAATCGGTTCTAAATTTCTTAGCCTCTTTGGCTAGAGTATCAGCTACCATGTTTGTTGTTCTAGGTCTAAAATAAAAGCCTTTAAAgttgttacaaaaagaaaattcttgCCTAACTTCATCCATAATAGTTTGGTTTTGCCATGTGATTTGAGATAATTCTCCATCCAGATAGTCAATAAGATTCTTGCAATCGCCCTCCACACTAAAGTCTGACAGATTCTTTGTTTGAGCCCATTTTGCTGCATGAAGAAATCCTAaagcttctgcttcttctggTGAAGTTGTTGAGATAGGTCCTGCTCTTCCATGCTTGAAACCACCTGCATCATTTCGAAAGATTATATCATAACCTGATGGGACACTACTTGAGATCCAAGCAGCATCCAAATTTAGTGTATTATGGCCAGGTGCCGGAAATTGCCATTTGTTGTTCTTATTGTTTCCTACCATTGAGTCTTTTTTGTGAACTAGGTATGTTTCCTTATGCCAGTAAGCTAAGTGTCTCTGTATTTCTAGTGCCACTTGCTGATGTGTTTGATGTTGACCATCAAAAGCTCTAttacatctttccttccatatgAACCAGATTTTGGTCAGTATGATTTCTATATTAATAATGTCACTGTCCTTTCCTAACCATTCTTTGAAAACTTCTAGGAAAGTAGTATTTGCATTGAAATGTGTATCAACAGGGCAAGGTTCGGTATCCCAAACGGCTTTTTCAAAATTACAGTGAAGGAAGATGTGTTCAATAGTTTCAATCTCACAACAACCAAAGGCACAAGAGGGGGAGATATCAGATTGAAATCTTTCCCTTTTACTATTAGTAGAAACAACATTCTGAAGACATTTCCAAGCAAAATTTTTTATTCTTTGGGAGATATTAAGAGACCATAATTTCTTCCAGAAGGCATCTGGTTGTCCTAAATTGTAATTGTTTATGGTTTTTTCTTGTAGCTTATTGTACATGAATTTGACTGTGAAGTTCCCTGAATTCGTAAGTAACCATCTCAAGGTGTCTTCTTTTCCTAGTCTTATTTGACAGATTTTCAGAGCTATGTGTTTAGGGAACAAAGAGTGAATTAGGGAAACATTCCATCTTCTAGTATTGATGTCTATAAGATCCTTCACCAGACTTAAGTAAGTATTTTGGGTAGTCTTGTAATTCTTAAGGTTCTCTGCCAGGTCAGGAATCCAATTAGGATTATATGTAGAAGTAGCCCtcgtctggaccctcactttcatttctagaccattttttttatttcttgcaaaactaggaaagttaaacggattccatccactttaaccatatcggtcaatttatcgcgttgactggACAAATTCTAGTCAAAATATCACTTAGCGATATATCGTGGGTGTGCGGAGATTACAGAATTAACCTTCTCTTCTCTTTGGTTCTTCTAAAACCGGAATCGAGGAaaatcatttctcttttcttttcttctacttTCTTCTCTTCCATGTTCTTCAGATGTTGGTGATTTTATAAATTGAAGTCGAGACTTTTGAGATCGAACGAGGTAGGGAATGGTCAAGGGTTATCTGATAGAGGTGGTGATGAAACGACTATCGTATTCAGAGTTCACGGAAAAGGTAAATCGGAGATTTactttagggtttcgaattttttgaaattgttcTGTGAATGTGTTATGTTTTGATAGATTATAGGTGGTTTTTGATCTTAATTTTGCTGGATATGATTGCAtagagtttaattttagtttttcagTTAActgaattagaaattagggtttataagattgAGTTGTTGATGTGGAATCTTAGATGAAGGAGATGAATTAATCAGTGGTGATTCGAGGAAGACTTGAGGTTGTTAAACCTAGGGTTGTATACTGATTTGGCGTTGCTAATTTAGACTATTGCAGAAGACAAATTAAAATTGGGGATTTCAATGGAGTTCTGAAATTGTGGAAGAACAAAGGAATTCAGGGAATGGGTGTTGATCAAATTCAAGTTGCAGGTAAAGGACATGAATGATTTATTGGTGTTCTATGTGCAGAAATGGAATTGGTGATCGATATTCAGGTGTTGATGTATGTTGGTTGGTGGTAGTGACGCTGCAGGGAGTCTTGAGAAGTAAATGATGAGATTAATGTGCATTGTTAGAGTGatgaatgaatcaaaatccaGAAGATGGTGGCTGTTTTTATCAACATGGGCTCAATGGCCGTGAACCATGTTTGAGGAAATACTTGAGTGCTAGCTGAAGCTGTTATTGTTGTGAAGCTTGGGTATGTgttattgttgttattgttgtgaaccatgttttaaagttGTGTGTATGTTGTTGGTTCGATATTTAATGATATGTTGTGGAGATGGTGAGCAGCAGTATGGAGGATAAATGAAGTTGAATCAGTTGTTTGGACATGGATTTAATGGTGGGGGAACTGGTGGTAGTATGCAAAAGATATAACAATGGAGTAATGGGTTCAGGCAAGATAATTCATTTGCTCTCATGATTATGTTCTTGCCGCATTTACGAGTTACGACTTATGTCTTGGTGGCGTGTGGTTATACAGTTtgagttttattttttctttcttatcaGTTTGCACGCAGgatcctgagggactcttctctTGCATTCTTGGTCATGAGGGAGTAATATTAGTTAAAAGATTAATATTCTCAGAAGAAATTATGTTATCCTCAGTGAAAATGTTAGAGTAGTATTCATTCATAGTATGTCTAATTTCCTCTTTCTTAAAAGTTGGCTCTCCATTGCTCTTATTAAGGCACTAAATATTATTCCATTTCCTTCTCTTGAGGGTTTTAGTATGAaagtattttgtatttttttctcctaactgcACTGTGTTATCCCTTGATTGTTGTTTGGCTATTGCTTCTTGAGTGTCATAAAGTTTTTCTAATATGAAGAGTTtatctttgattttttctttctATACACATGACTAGAATTGTTAAGCTTATCTATCTGTTgtaaaattttcctaatttctttCGTTGGTTTaccgaaaatattctttttcCAGAAGTTTAAATTCTGTTGTAACTCTTTTATATTAGAGATAAGAGTATTAGATGGATTATCCTGAATTAGGGGGTGCTTTCAAGTGTCTTTAATGGTTTGAATACACGACAGTTCTTTTTGCCATGTGTCATAGTATTTGAAAGTGAATTTGTGATTGGAAACAGAGGTATCCAGTTTAAGGGAAATTGGGCAATGATCAGAGCCCACAGCTACTAAGTGATTTAGCTCATAGTTTTGAAATTTTGTAGTCCATTCATTGTTTGCTACAGCTCTGTCTAGCAAACCAGCATTGTTTAAAATATTTTGGTAGTATTCACTATCAGATTTTTGAAGGGTAGTCCTCCAATTTTGTCTTCTTGACTAAAGATCATGTTTAAGTCCCCTAGTAGGATCCAAGGTGTGGATTCTCTTTCAACCTTTTCAGCTATTTCTAGTAGAAAATCCCAAGCTATGTGTCTATTATGAGGATATGGACTGCCATAAAAGCAAGTTAGAAGCCATTTCTTGGACCCATGATTTGTCTGAACTAAGATATTAATCATGTTAGTATTCCATTGCACTATTTCAAAATCAAAACCGTCTACCCATGCTAATGCTAAACCTCCTGCTTTCCCAATTGGGTCTACAATGTGGATATTCGGGTAATCTTTCAAAAGAGATTTAACTAGGTGTCTTTGAGATTTTGTTTCTGACAAAAATAGAATTTCAGGTCTATCTATATCTATAATTTTTTTAAGATGGTTTTTTGTGAAAGGGTTTCCACATCCCTGCACATTCCAGGCTATTAATTTCATTGTTATCTCTAAGTTCTCTGCTAAGGATGTCGAAAAGTACATTTCACTATTTAGCAgtactaaaatgaaaaaaaaaaactaaagagagATCAGGTAATCATGGATCACAAGAAACAATGGCAAAATAAATTAACTAGAAGCACTTCTGGGTAAGCTAAATTAGAGGGTTCAGTTTGAAATACCTTTGTCTCCTCGTTTTGCTGTGAAGGGACTAAATCTGGGAAGGGAATTGGTTGATAAGTACTTGAGCTTGATTGATGATTAGCCATTTTAGAACCGTACTGATTAATTTCAAAAATCTTGTCGTATGAAGAAGGGATTGAACATAAATactcagatgaagaagaaaagataaaatcGGGCACTGAAATTTTAAAAGCTGATCTTGGATTAGTCAATGGGGTATGCAATGAGGATGATGCGCTAGATGAATGATGATTACAATTTGAGAAATACCCATCGTTGTTTATAGGCACTGatgaagaaattagggatttaaGAGATTCCCCCAAAACAGGTGAAGAAAAGGATAACCTTATAGCAATTGAATTGTCGGCAAAAGACTTTAAAGGTGTTAAATGGTTCTGAACCGGAACCAACTTTTTTGGTTCAATTCCATCATCGAGATTAGCCATTGCACCAGGTTCCATTTCGGCTAAGACTCGGAATGATTCCGAGTTAGCAGATCAGAACGATTCATCCGACGAAGGAATCGGTATGAAATTCTCAGGGATATTAAACGGGAAGATTCTCTTGCCCAAGACCGAAGAGGATGCAAGTGGCATATCTTCATCCGATGAAGAATAATTAGTAATGATAAAAGGACCAAGAACATCATAAGTGCTACTAGGGTTAACATGCGAGGGCTGAGAAAAATGGATACTATGCAAGTTTTCAAGGGCATCATCTCGCAGCGCCGGTTCTTCATCAACATAAGTTCTaaagatatcgtgaaaagattctCTAACACCAGGTTGGCTGAGGTATTCTTGTACTTGAACAGGTACACCAGTATGATCGAAGTTATCTTTGGGGTTCCAAACTTGAACCAAGACATCATTCATCCAGTTCATGTCGTCACTTGGGTAAGGGGAGTTGACAGATATATCATAAATATCTTCTAAAGGTCTGCCTAATTTTACAGCACAATCTTCAACCTTGTGTCCCAATCTCAGACAATGGGAGCAAAATTTAGAAGGAAGGTTAAGaaaattgaaataaatggaaGTAACCAGGTATCTTCCTACCTTAACAAGCAAATGATGGATAAGTGGTTTCTCGATATTAACCCACAACAATACTCTTGGAGTAGAATCTGGAGACGTGCTTCCCGTACAAACTCTAGCTACTTGACCTACTTTACTCGCAATTAATCCTAGCATTTCTTCTGCTCTATGTTAGAACTTTGTATTTAAGATGGAATCCCAAATAGGAATCTCTTTGACCATGCCAGTTGATATTTTTATTCCTTGGTAAGCCGTTGTTGCAGCTAAAACATTACCAAAAGGGTACCAAGGACCATTTGTTGTTATCCAGTGGAAATCTTCTTTATTTCTAAAGGTGATAATAAATAAGTTTGGATCTATTTCCCTTATTTGGAAAGAGATCTGACTTCCCCAGAAGCTTTTAAGAGCTTTCCTTACTTCCCATTGTGGTAGAATAACTATAGAAAAACCTTACCCAGAATGCTATATTGTTTAATGCCAAAATCTCTAATGAAAGTAGGAGGAGAGGGAAGCAGACCAATATTGCTGTGGTTGGCCATTCTCTGCGCCAGAGAGAGACCACTAAGGTGTTTATAGAGATCATGGTTTGCATTCATcgtaaaagagaaagaaactgatAAAACTTTGAGAATGAAGGAAGAATGAAAGAAGGGCATAACTTTTATATGAGCCGAGATCACCAAAGATGCGCCTGTCCAATGTGATCCCGTGATCTAAacaaaaaccaataaaaaatcaaatttgaAAATGGCCAATGAACTGACGGCAACTTATCCTAGGactaatttttttaaattaagAACCAGTACGAGGTATAGGCCTAGATAAAAGAGAAAGTTAACAAAATATGTTAGTTTAAAATATCCACTCTTTGAATATTGTAGTTGTGCTCTCAATTAAAAAACAGGCCTCTACATAGCTGTATAAAGTCTATCTATTCCATTTCACCAAGATAAGCCACCGAAAAAATGTCAGTCTGAATATGACACCTCAAAGAAATTTGAAACTTAATGCTCAGAAAAAAAGGTTGCGAGAAACTAAGCCTTTTATACTCATCCCATCTAGAGGTAGAACATCAGTATAAAGCAACAGAACAAAAGTCGCCGCCTATAAAATAACCTATCATCCTAAGATACTAGAAAACCCGGATACTCAAAGTAATCCTAAGGATAAGAGAGCTTAAATTCCCGGACATATCGAAGCAATGGCAGAAGTTTATATTGTTCAACACGATTAACTCTGGTAACCTAAGACTAATCTAGAAAGATGAAAATCCTAGAGAAGTAAAGGATATTACTAGTCATTCGCATTCATGAAAATGCAGAAACATAATATTGATGGGGCAGGGTGGATAAAAACAGAGACTAGGAATTCGCAATACAAAGGGAAACGTAAAGCTTTGAGAAGGCAACAAATGTCGATAAGTCCAAGAGATGAGGCTGAGAGCAAGCATTCACAGGGAGAGTTAAATGAACCTTGCAACTTGAAAATACTTATAAAGGGAGGACCTTTACTAATCCTAGAAGCATTACAACACTAGGAAACCTCATATATTCACTAGGTCTAAGACATCCTCTAATCTCCAGAAAGTCTTTTAATGGCTTGTGATCATGCAACCATTCCTGAGGGTACTCCCATATCAATGACAAGAGTTATGCGATGTAGAGATGATCATCTCCATAGGATTCAATACTATTTTTGTTATTTCTGTGGAACTAACTTGTTTCTTCATGCAGAGCAGACAAAGTATTTAGCATATTGTAATCTCAGTCCAACTATCAAGTTAAGTTTGAAAGAAGAAGTAAGAGAGGAAGCTGAGTGGCAGATGGCCCTAGGTTTACCAATTTCTTCAGCTATATTGGTAAGAGAGATGCCTCCAGGCTTTGAGTACACCTACGTGCAAAGGATGGAAGCAAGATACAACTGGAACAAAGGCAAAGGAAATTTTGCAGCCGCTGAGGCCGCAGAAGCACGAGGAGAAATAGTCATGTGATTCAAGCAAAACTAAACCTCAAGGAAGTTGACAgttcaagaagaaaaagaatgggtATTAAGTGATCTTGTTTTGCTATTGTGTCCTTTAGCTTTTATcagtcttttctttctttcttttttccttttttttgtttaaagATTAAATCCCATGTAATCATTGGATGAATCATTATGAAATGGGACTAGAAATTTCGTTACTATGTCTATGAGTTTTAATTATAAGAATTTCTAAAGCTTTTAGATCGAGAAATTGGGATCTCTCAATATAAATCTAACCAGGATACCAAAAGACTAAGAAGGAAACAAACAAGAAGATTTTCTCAAAGAAATCAGAGATTTATCTGAATAAATTTTCTCTTAAAGAAACCAGAGTTTATCTGATTAAGTTCTCTCCCAAAGAAATATGAACTAAGATAATCTATCAGACCAAACAAATATAGAAAGGGTAAAGATGAAGCCAAAAAGAAAACCTCCTCAGGTTATCCTGAATTAATCAAAAGAAGGGTTAAAGGGAAGAGCTATGGCAATCATAATCAGGATAGTTGGAAGATTGCTATCCCACAAGAATGGTTTAACTAAAAGATAGAAGCGATTAAAATTCTAACAAAAATCTCCTAGAGATACATCGGCAGAGAGGTTTCCGGCGTAACTCCAGAATAAACCTATACTAAGATAAAAGCAAGGTGCAAGAAAAGATGCCTAGAATAGAATGTAATGCATGAGATGCTTTCAATAAAGAGATAAAATGCATGAATGTTCCTACAATGACTCATCCCAagaatgaaagaaaaagaaatcccaCTACCGGTTCAATGTTGTTTAGGCTAAATATCGAGTCCGGATCTTAGTTACCTATCATTCCCCTCCCATAATATTGTCCCCTCTAGCTCAGAGAAGACACAAGCAGGGTTACTACTCACGATTCATTAGCCTAATAAGTGTCTCGTTGATAATGCTAATTTCATgagaaatattttattaattattctaaTAAGCATATTTCTTACTCATGGGCATTAATATTGGTTATGCTGACGTGGGTGGAGGAGGAGGTAGAGGAGGAGGTGGTGCAGATAATGGTGATCGGAGTTTGTTAGGGGCTGTAgcggcataaaaccacacactacatccaatagtatagaagatgaattaaaactaagtaaagatgttcaataaacatagacatgaagatatacgtggttcggtatgattacctacgtccacggggtgaaaggatgaatgttattatttattttctttgattacaaggtgttctctccttctcaaatggtgtaactctcaaactctcaaatgtAGTGTCTTGTTTCCCTCTCTTTCAACCTGCCcctctctctctcgaccagcccttgtatttataggccaaggtcgacatacaacagaattacaatgttggtcacattacatcagttTAGATGTTCCCTATCGGGCCTGTGTTGGCGCTCGCCCATCTTTCTAGTATGGCCGATAGAATCTTGGTCTTTGATAGTTCTTCACCTGAGGCCGAGTCCTGATCGTCTGGTTGACACGATGTCGCCCTTATTTATTATCGTCCCATTGTTTGACCAGCTCCCTTTGTCTGACCGATTGCTTTTTGATCGTGCGTCCGACttgtcagaggataagggtcacgtcCCATCCGACAACTATAGGGCcgtcacgtccgacccacgtgacacCTCGCTATTTGCGCTATTTGATTCTATCCGGTGCTTCGCTGCTCTTTTCTCTTTGGTATATCATAGCTTAAGATATCGCCACCTAACCATGTGGATTATCTACatctacatttatgccccttctttcgctcgtgtgcttggtacgagggaaagaaaatcgtTCCATCTTCCCACGTCCTTGAGCATGCCGAGAATTCCTCCATGCAAATCCCCACTAAACATCCCTTTATGACTTGTAACCGCTTTTGTTGGTCAAGAcacttcatcctataaatatcccCCTTTATATTCTCTTTCCTCTATTCGCCATTTTCAAAGAAACCAAGCgctgttctttcttcttcttcaccttccttcCTTGCCGACACCATTAACTCCGGTGACCTTTTATCTTCTCAGTCTTCATCTTTGCTGTTTCTGTTGGTGAGTTTTGCGACAGTCATGGTTGgttcttctttttacttctctCTCCATCAAAGTTCATATATCTCCGTTCGCTTTCTGCCATGGCTACTTCTTCTCCGTCAATGACTGAAAAAAGGTGCgtgagtgataccttctccgagggagatgttgtttctcttgattccttattttggcttgagagtccttcccatcacgattatcgtgctataaattccctttttcctgatgattctccctctttttcatgtaGGGCTGATAAGAGAGTCTCCAAagacttgtctgatgatgagttTACTGAACAATTGAAGGAAGAATTCGGTCTTCAAAACTATGAAGTGACCCTACTCTCGGTCCAATCGGGTGTGTTGAAGAAGACCGATGTCGATAAGTATGAGCAGTCGTCCGAGGCGGTCATCGTCACTCGTGGGCAGTTGGAACTTGGCCTTTGCTTTCCCCTATACAACCCTGCCAGCCCTTTCTACTATGAGGTATTGTCGCAGCTTCGTCCGTATCGGGCCTTGACTCAGTGGAATGGCAACACTTTCCGTCTGATGAATGAGTGGAGAGACGGAGGCGAGGGTCACGGATCTACGACCGATTGGTCGACCTATAAGACTGGAGACGCTCCCGATTACACTTCTGCCAATTTTATCGTGAACTACCGGAGCGGGACAGCTACCAATGGCGACCTTGCTGGTTTTTCTTCTACCCCTCACCGTCAGAAATCTATGCCCGAGGGTGTTGATAGATTGATGCTAGATGCTGATCCCCTTGGTAAAGGTTCCAACAAGCGTGCTCGCCACACCAATGACCCATACTGGGACCGATTTCCACTTCTTGTTCGCGgccaaattttgcatggtagcttTCCTCCTCCTCAATTTCCTGCAGAGCCTTATCCATTCTGGGTGATTAACTATGATAAGGTATGTTgctttctttccactttctttgattCCTATTGTATCAGCTTGGGGTACTGATTACTTTCTTGTCGTAGGTTAAGCCTCAGGGAGAGTCTACCAAATCGGCTTCTATTTCCAAGAAGAGGAGTGCTGGAACAAGGGTCAAGGAGGAtcaggggaaggtaacaaacatatagcTTTTATTCTAAGTACATGTACGTGCCCCAGTTTTTTTCCTTCACAGCTGAACCTTGTGCAGAAATTCCGTCGAAgcgaagatgaagatgttggagggtcCGATACTCGTGGTAGTGAAAGTTTGGTTCCAAGGCGTAATCCTTCTCGGGGGAAGGTGGCGGCAAAGGGCGTGGTGTTGAAAAGCTCGGACGTTGTGATCGATAtccccgatcaagatgatgaggacgatatTCGGGGACGATCAGTTGTTTGATGAGGATGTTGGTGGTCAGAAGGAAGCGGAGGTTTGTGTGGAGACTGTTGTTGTGACTCCTGTCGTGCAGTCTGGTGATCAGGGGCCGACCCAAACATCACTCCGAAAGTTGCCCCGGAAGGATGTTGGGTCTCCCTTGGGTGTTCAGACGTCCTTTACCATATCTG
This is a stretch of genomic DNA from Papaver somniferum cultivar HN1 chromosome 1, ASM357369v1, whole genome shotgun sequence. It encodes these proteins:
- the LOC113354067 gene encoding uncharacterized protein LOC113354067, encoding MKVRVQTRATSTYNPNWIPDLAENLKNYKTTQNTYLSLVKDLIDINTRRWNVSLIHSLFPKHIALKICQIRLGKEDTLRWLLTNSGNFTVKFMYNKLQEKTINNYNLGQPDAFWKKLWSLNISQRIKNFAWKCLQNVVSTNSKRERFQSDISPSCAFGCCEIETIEHIFLHCNFEKAVWDTEPCPVDTHFNANTTFLEVFKEWLGKDSDIINIEIILTKIWFIWKERCNRAFDGQHQTHQQVALEIQRHLAYWHKETYLVHKKDSMVGNNKNNKWQFPAPGHNTLNLDAAWISSSVPSGYDIIFRNDAGGFKHGRAGPISTTSPEEAEALGFLHAAKWAQTKNLSDFSVEGDCKNLIDYLDGELSQITWQNQTIMDEVRQEFSFCNNFKGFYFRPRTTNMVADTLAKEAKKFRTDFEWSNNPPSCILNDLEVDKSNARILDKGQALDGSTRPIVRVTNSLS